A stretch of the Vigna radiata var. radiata cultivar VC1973A chromosome 9, Vradiata_ver6, whole genome shotgun sequence genome encodes the following:
- the LOC106773281 gene encoding probable polygalacturonase At3g15720 — protein MYRQEKGFLAPCMFGRSIVGTHITFHNVVNYGARGDGKSDDSHAFLRAWRDTCQTAGTPILVIPKNGIFKVKNINLSGPCKAKSIHIQLRGKIVAPQRNEWAKGLQVDDKSSLILISQVNSLTIHGSGQINGFGSSWWNCPSCQRPKVISFEQCNDLRVRYLSIIDSPRAHVTVDGCNNAVFSHIHIRAPGDSPNTDGFDISASKYITIQDSIIGTGDDCIAINGGSSFINATRIACGPGHGISVGSLGRNREHDTVEEVYVWNCSFTNTQNGARIKTWKGGSGFARKITYEKIRLTKAFNPIIIDQHYEYNDIKGGAVKVSDVTFKGFEGTSGDEKTIDIDCDSSGCFNIVLEDIKIVSSEPGKPASCSCSNAHAKTTSTTPNCNCLFK, from the exons ATGTATCGGCAAGAAAAAg gttttcttgCACCATGTATGTTTGGGAGGTCAATAGTTGGAACCCACATAACATTTCATAATGTGGTCAACTATGGTGCTCGTGGCGATGGAAAATCTGATGATTCCCAT GCCTTTTTAAGGGCATGGAGAGACACGTGTCAAACAGCAGGGACACCAATTTTAGTTATACCAAAAAATGGAATATTCAAGGTGAAGAACATAAACCTGAGTGGTCCTTGCAAGGCCAAAAGTATTCATATTCAG CTTCGAGGGAAAATAGTTGCACCTCAGAGGAATGAATGGGCAAAAGGTCTGCAAGTTGATGATAAGTcctctttaattttaatctcaCAAGTCAACAGTCTCACAATTCATGGAAGTGGACAAATCAATGGCTTTGGTTCTTCTTGGTGGAATTGCCCTTCTTGTCAAAGACCAAAG GTTATTAGTTTTGAACAATGCAATGATCTTAGAGTTCGTTATCTGAGCATAATTGACAGTCCACGAGCTCACGTAACAGTAGATGGTTGTAACAATGCTGTGTTCTCTCATATCCATATTCGTGCTCCTGGTGACAGCCCCAACACCGACGGATTTGACATTTCTGCTTCAAAATATATAACCATTCAAGATTCCATTATAGGAACTG GTGATGATTGTATTGCCATTAATGGTGGCTCCTCGTTCATCAATGCTACTAGAATTGCATGCGGACCAGGCCATGGAATAag TGTTGGGAGCTTGGGAAGAAACAGGGAGCACGATACAGTTGAAGAAGTTTATGTGTGGAATTGCAGcttcacaaacacacaaaatggAGCAAGAATCAAGACATGGAAG GGTGGATCAGGTTTTGCAAGAAAAATCACTTATGAGAAAATCAGATTAACAAAGGCTTTCAACCCTATAATTATAGACCAGCACTATGAATATAATGATATCAAG GGTGGAGCAGTCAAAGTGAGTGATGTGACATTCAAAGGGTTTGAAGGAACAAGTGGAGATGAGAAAACTATTGACATAGATTGCGATTCATCAGGTTGTTTCAACATCGTATTGGAAGATATTAAGATTGTCTCTTCTGAACCAGGAAAACCAGCTTCCTGTTCTTGCAGTAATGCCCATGCAAAAACTACATCTACCACGCCAAATTGTAATTGCTTATTCAAATGA
- the LOC111242572 gene encoding putative UDP-rhamnose:rhamnosyltransferase 1, with translation MAEQREKLHIVVFPWLAFGHIAPFFELAKLIAQKGHKISFISTPRNIHRLPKXPENLQXLVDLIEXPLPRVDKLPENAEATMDIPHHLIPYLKLAFDALQQPLAIFLERCKPHWIIYDFAPYWLPPXXSKLGISXXXFXIFSVSGSXXFLESVRRTTSGSEASWGKDFPEEHNETNESGVSDVFRVLTTSDAAQVIAPRSCMEIEGEALKVYKSMYSKPVIPVGLLPPSLQFSEDRNDENWNTILNWLDKQEEGSVMYVAFGSEVTLSDEEFIEISMGIEMSGFPFFWVLKKQNTSKVELQDLVVNNSGKGLVWRTWAPQTRILAHKSVGGFLTHCGWSSVIESLQVGCPLVMLPFQNEQFLIAKLMEEKRVGVKVQRSEDDGKFTRESLANALRSVMLEKTYRSEAEEMSKIFGDKELHQKYIDEFVEYMEIHRPTIKE, from the coding sequence ATGGCGGAGCAGCGCGAGAAGCTTCACATTGTGGTGTTTCCATGGCTAGCATTTGGTCACATTGCTCCATTTTTTGAGCTTGCAAAACTCATAGCTCAAAAGGGTCAcaaaatttctttcatttccaCACCTAGAAATATCCATCGCCTACCCAAANTGCCTGAAAACTTGCAANCTTTGGTGGATCTGATAGAANTNCCACTGCCCCGTGTTGACAAACTCCCAGAAAATGCAGAGGCCACAATGGACATTCCTCATCACCTCATTCCATACCTCAAGCTGGCTTTTGATGCTCTTCAACAACCTTTGGCCATATTTCTGGAGAGATGCAAACCCCATTGGATAATATACGACTTTGCACCGTATTGGTTGCCGCCAANNNNTTCTAAGCTAGGAATCTCANGCNTCTTNTTCTNTATTTTTAGTGTATCTGGTTCNANNNCTTTTTTAGAATCTGTTAGAAGAACAACCAGTGGCAGTGAGGCTTCGTGGGGCAAAGATTTTCCTGAAGAGCATAATGAGACAAATGAATCGGGGGTTTCTGACGTTTTTCGAGTCCTTACAACTTCTGATGCTGCTCAAGTTATTGCTCCAAGAAGTTGCATGGAGATTGAAGGTGAGGCtcttaaagtttataaaagtaTGTATAGTAAACCAGTAATTCCAGTTGGGTTACTGCCACCTTCATTACAGTTCAGCGAAGACAGGAATGATGAAAACTGGAATACCATACTTAATTGGTTAGACAAACAGGAAGAAGGATCAGTGATGTATGTAGCTTTTGGAAGTGAAGTGACACTAAGCGATGAAGAGTTTATTGAAATTAGTATGGGAATAGAAATGTCTGGTTTTCCCTTTTTTTGGGTTCTTAAAAAGCAAAACACCTCTAAGGTTGAGTTGCAGGATTTGGTTGTGAATAACTCAGGAAAGGGTTTGGTGTGGAGAACATGGGCACCACAGACGAGGATTTTAGCACACAAGTCTGTTGGGGGATTCCTGACTCACTGTGGTTGGAGTTCAGTCATAGAGAGTCTTCAAGTTGGTTGTCCACTTGTTATGTTGCCATTCCaaaatgaacaatttttaattgcTAAGCTTATGGAAGAGAAAAGGGTAGGTGTCAAAGTACAGAGAAGTGAGGATGATGGGAAGTTCACCAGGGAATCGTTGGCCAATGCATTAAGATCAGTGATGTTGGAAAAAACTTATAGAAGTGAAGCAGAGGAAATGAGTAAGATATTTGGGGACAAAGAACTGCATCAAAAATATATAGATGAGTTTGTTGAATATATGGAAATCCACAGGCCAACCATAAAGGAGTAG
- the LOC106773280 gene encoding probable polygalacturonase At3g15720 encodes MQRLITRVLILCFISQCLCDISMVESENTIYDVRNYGANGNGKSDDSNAFMDAWNDICGRQGTPTLLIPENRVFLVKRNIIMKGPCKATNINIQLQGRIVAPQKNAWEGDKSTMIYFTNINGLRIVGKGGSIDGFGSSWWPCKNCPRPAVIGFNACNDLSVSYLSITNSPQAHITINGCKDAIFSHVSIRSPADSPNTDGIDISSSKNIFIKDSNIASGDDCIAIIGDSSYINATGIACGPGHGISIGSLGRNNDNVEQVRVYNSSFTKTTNGARIKTFSGGSGYARRITFEKITLNQVYNPIIIDQHYNNIMVTFRGFRGTSANDRAIDLACGSPGCFNILLDEIKIVSSQPGKPASCSCTNVHGRSTSTIPNCNY; translated from the exons ATGCAAAGACTAATTACTAGGGTTTTGATTCTTTGCTTCATTTCACAATGTTTATGTGACATTTCTATGGTTGAATCCGAAAATACAATTTATGATGTGAGGAACTATGGTGCCAATGGCAATGGAAAATCTGATGATTCTAAC GCTTTTATGGATGCATGGAATGACATATGTGGAAGACAAGGGACACCAACTCTCTTGATACCAGAAAATAGAGTGTTCTTGGTGAAGAGGAACATAATCATGAAAGGTCCATGCAAGGCcacaaatattaatattcag CTTCAAGGAAGAATAGTGGCACCACAAAAGAATGCATGGGAAGGTGATAAATCTACGATGATTTATTTCACAAACATAAACGGTCTCAGAATTGTCGGAAAAGGAGGATCAATCGATGGTTTTGGTTCCTCTTGGTGGCCATGCAAAAATTGTCCAAGACCAGCG GTCATTGGTTTCAATGCATGCAATGATCTTAGTGTTAGTTATCTGAGCATCACAAATAGTCCACAAGCTCACATAACCATAAATGGATGTAAGGATGCCATATTCTCCCATGTTAGCATTCGCTCTCCTGCTGATAGTCCTAACACTGATGGAATTGAcatttcttcttccaaaaatatcttcataaaAGATTCCAACATAGCTTCTG GTGATGACTGTATTGCAATCATAGGTGACTCGTCTTACATTAATGCCACTGGAATTGCTTGTGGACCAGGCCATGGAATAAG CATTGGTAGCCTGGGTAGAAACAATGACAACGTGGAACAAGTTCGTGTATATAATAGCAGCTTCACGAAGACTACAAATGGAGCAAGAATCAAGACATTTTCg GGTGGATCAGGTTATGCGAGAAGAATCACATTTGAGAAAATCACATTAAACCAAGTTTACAACCCAATAATTATAGATCAACACTATAATAACATAATG GTGACATTTCGTGGGTTTCGAGGAACATCTGCAAACGACAGAGCTATCGATTTAGCTTGTGGTTCACCAGGTTGCTTCAacattttgttggatgaaatcAAAATTGTTTCTTCTCAACCAGGAAAACCAGCTTCTTGTTCTTGTACTAATGTTCATGGAAGATCTACATCCACTATTCCAAATTGTAATTACTAA